Proteins found in one Coffea eugenioides isolate CCC68of chromosome 5, Ceug_1.0, whole genome shotgun sequence genomic segment:
- the LOC113771072 gene encoding putative disease resistance protein RGA3 has protein sequence MTTSIIDESEVYGRESDKEALLNQVLSESSSQGRYEVQVISVVGAGGSGKTTLAQLLFNDDRVKNHFELKKWVCVSDPFDEKRIARAILESPGKSSDLSELEPLLQLLKETFSGKRFLLVLDDVWTEDDSKWKPFQYALKDGAPRSVILVTTRSHRVATVVGSTDTHGLGMISHSDCWLIMQRIAFAKQSGDLCKKVERIGQKIAEKCKGLPLAAKTMGSLLRFKDTEQQWQNVLDSEIWQLEEAAVDLFPHLYLSYNELSPELKRCFSYCAVFPKDHEIDVEEELIRLWIAQGYVRPNRRGEHLELVGLEYFNNLAMRSFFQEIQNVEDYDGFHEYLKCKMHDIVHDFAQFLTKNECRALGGVGRNSSSERARHLTILKGTEEEMFSSRVVDFGRLRSFLAFLFERVVVPQNLFCSLKCARTLVLCNCELVEIPAEIGRLIHLRHLDLSMNPFVTLPEAICDLYYLETLDINHCKKLSCLPQRIEGLVHLRHLFNHVADELRQIPQGLWKLTSLCSLTRFIVRSNSDDLAILKDLNQLERLHIVIEGEVDFGSAELGKKINIRKMSLFFSFEAHFIETPSCIESVEPPPHLERLALIGYPGTQLPSWLVTKSHANNLTKLIIDRPRNISSLRALWKLSSLEKLILYRVEELEYLGKEFFGVSKALHENSRDALDTLSNSESSFSSEAVAFPNLRKLHFRHVLNWTNWEDLSEDDEKVAVSIMPCLEELKIWNSEKLKMLPHRILRKIPSLKILDIRRCSKLRDRYSDKTGDDWIKISYIPRVHISDKC, from the coding sequence ATGACTACCTCAATCATAGACGAATCAGAGGTTTATGGTCGAGAATCTGATAAGGAAGCCTTACTTAACCAAGTATTATCTGAGAGTAGTAGTCAAGGAAGATATGAGGTTCAAGTTATCTCTGTAGTAGGGGCTGGGGGTAGCGGAAAGACCACACTTGCTCAGCTGCTCTTCAATGATGATAGAGTGAAGAACCATTTTGAACTTAAAAAATGGGTTTGCGTATCAGATCCTTTCGATGAGAAAAGGATCGCCAGAGCAATCCTTGAGAGTCCAGGAAAGAGTTCTGATTTGTCAGAGTTGGAACCACTGCTCCAACTGTTGAAAGAAACTTTTTCCGGTAAGAGATTCCTGCTTGTCCTAGATGATGTCTGGACAGAGGACGACTCAAAGTGGAAGCCTTTCCAATACGCTCTCAAGGACGGGGCTCCTAGAAGTGTAATTTTGGTGACAACAAGGAGTCATAGAGTGGCCACAGTGGTGGGATCGACTGATACTCACGGCCTAGGCATGATCTCTCACTCTGATTGTTGGCTAATAATGCAAAGGATAGCATTTGCTAAACAATCAGGGGACTTGTGCAAGAAGGTGGAAAGAATTGggcagaaaattgcagaaaagtgCAAGGGGTTGCCACTTGCTGCAAAGACTATGGGAAGCTTGTTACGGTTCAAAGATACTGAACAACAGTGGCAGAATGTTTTGGATAGTGAGATATGGCAATTGGAGGAAGCAGCTGTGGACCTTTTCCCTCATTTGTATTTAAGCTATAACGAGTTGTCCCCGGAGCTGAAACGTTGCTTCTCATATTGTGCTGTCTTTCCCAAAGATCATGAGATAGATGTAGAAGAAGAGCTTATTAGGCTGTGGATAGCGCAAGGTTATGTTCGCCCAAATCGAAGAGGGGAGCACTTGGAGCTGGTGGGCCTTGAATACTTCAACAATTTGGCAATGCGTTCcttttttcaagaaatacaAAATGTTGAAGATTACGATGGGTTTCATGAATATCTGAAGTGCAAGATGCATGACATAGTGCATGATTTTGCAcaatttctcacaaaaaatGAATGTCGTGCACTTGGTGGAGTTGGAAGGAATTCATCGAGTGAAAGAGCCCGTCATCTAACAATTTTGAAAGGCACTGAGGAGGAGATGTTTAGCTCTCGAGTCGTTGATTTTGGAAGGCTCAGGAGCTTTTTAGCTTTTCTATTTGAAAGAGTAGTAGTTCCCCAAAATCTGTTCTGCAGTTTGAAGTGCGCGAGGACTCTGGTTTTATGTAATTGTGAGCTAGTTGAAATCCCAGCCGAAATCGGAAGATTGATTCATCTTCGGCACTTGGACTTAAGTATGAATCCTTTCGTGACACTGCCAGAAGCTATATGTGATCTATATTATTTGGAAACTTTGGATATCAATCATTGTAAAAAGCTTTCGTGCCTTCCTCAAAGGATTGAAGGCCTTGTGCACCTGAGGCACCTTTTCAACCATGTGGCCGATGAATTACGTCAAATTCCACAAGGACTCTGGAAGCTGACGTCACTTTGTAGTTTGACTCGGTTCATTGTCAGGAGCAACTCTGATGATTTGGCAATTTTAAAGGATCTGAACCAACTGGAAAGATTGCACATTGTAATTGAAGGAGAAGTAGATTTTGGGAGTGCGGAGCTCGGAAAGAAAATCAACATACGTAAAATGTCTTTGTTCTTTAGCTTCGAGGCCCACTTTATAGAAACTCCAAGTTGCATTGAAAGCGTGGAACCACCTCCACACTTGGAACGACTTGCACTAATTGGCTATCCAGGAACTCAGTTACCAAGTTGGCTTGTGACGAAATCTCACGCCAATAACTTGACGAAGCTAATTATCGACAGGCCCCGCAATATCTCATCCTTGCGTGCCTTGTGGAAGCTATCATCCCTAGAAAAGCTTATCCTCTACAGAGTGGAAGAGCTGGAATATTTGGGCAAGGAATTCTTCGGAGTTTCAAAAGCACTGCATGAGAATAGTCGTGATGCTCTTGACACGTTGTCAAACTCCGAGTCATCATTCTCATCTGAAGCAGTAGCATTTccgaatttgagaaaattacaTTTTCGTCACGTCCTAAATTGGACAAATTGGGAAGACTTAAGTGAAGATGATGAAAAAGTTGCTGTATCTATCATGCCATGCCTGGAGGAGCTAAAAATTTGGAACAGTGAAAAGCTTAAAATGCTGCCACATCGCATCCTCAGAAAGATACCATCTCTCAAAATTTTGGATATTCGACGTTGCTCCAAGTTGAGGGATCGTTATTCTGACAAAACAGGAGATGACTGGATAAAGATATCATACATTCCTCGAGTTCACATATCTGATAAATGTTAA